Proteins from one Phyllobacterium zundukense genomic window:
- a CDS encoding ETC complex I subunit → MAARIYRPAKTAMQSGKAKTDTWMLEFEPEQPRKIEPLMGYTSSRDMKSQIRLTFETKEEAIAYAQKNAIDYVVQEPKETRRRVVSYSENFRFDRKQPWTH, encoded by the coding sequence ATGGCAGCACGCATCTACCGCCCGGCAAAAACCGCAATGCAATCCGGCAAGGCCAAGACCGATACCTGGATGCTTGAGTTCGAGCCGGAGCAGCCGCGCAAGATTGAACCGCTGATGGGTTATACGTCATCGCGCGACATGAAGAGCCAGATCCGCCTGACTTTCGAGACGAAGGAAGAGGCGATCGCTTACGCGCAGAAAAATGCCATTGACTATGTCGTCCAGGAACCCAAGGAAACACGCCGCCGTGTCGTGTCTTATTCGGAAAACTTCCGCTTCGACCGCAAGCAGCCCTGGACACATTAG
- a CDS encoding diguanylate cyclase domain-containing protein yields MLIRDQATALEHSRKIFARASVAARIGVWECSLPDETLHWTDVVYDIFDLPRGSNLNRNQIVECYAENTAKELQRRRKRAIEDRSGFEMDAEIITVQGNRRWIRITATVESENDVPVRIFGMKQDITEQKILLDRTRYLADFDLLTGLANRSQFQMRLADLCKLDAGESPRGALLLIDLDGFKSINDSLGHPVGDECLKEVANRLLTLCHDTEIVARIGGDEFAILLGSQFGEDAITDLAQQIVVSLSKPLEFFGQPKLGASVGIALINDCVPSDVVKHADTALYAAKAAGRNTFQVFSPTRTLDEEAA; encoded by the coding sequence TTGCTGATCCGCGATCAGGCCACTGCACTGGAACACAGTCGAAAAATCTTCGCGCGAGCGTCGGTGGCTGCTCGTATTGGCGTGTGGGAGTGCAGCCTTCCCGACGAGACATTGCATTGGACCGACGTGGTCTATGACATCTTTGACCTGCCGCGCGGGTCGAATCTTAATCGAAACCAGATCGTGGAATGCTATGCGGAGAACACCGCGAAAGAACTCCAGCGACGCCGCAAAAGAGCAATTGAAGATCGCAGCGGTTTCGAGATGGACGCCGAAATCATAACCGTGCAGGGCAATCGCCGCTGGATACGAATTACTGCCACTGTCGAATCCGAAAATGACGTACCTGTCCGCATTTTTGGCATGAAACAGGACATCACCGAGCAAAAGATTTTGTTGGATCGTACCCGCTATCTGGCCGACTTTGATCTTTTGACTGGACTGGCCAATCGCAGCCAGTTCCAGATGAGACTTGCAGATTTATGCAAACTGGATGCCGGTGAAAGCCCGCGCGGCGCATTGCTCCTGATCGATCTCGACGGTTTTAAAAGTATCAACGACAGCCTGGGGCACCCCGTCGGCGACGAGTGTCTGAAAGAGGTTGCCAATCGGCTTCTTACTTTATGTCACGACACCGAGATTGTAGCTCGAATTGGCGGCGACGAATTCGCCATTTTGCTCGGATCCCAATTTGGCGAGGATGCGATCACAGACCTTGCGCAGCAGATCGTCGTTTCTCTGAGTAAACCCTTGGAGTTCTTCGGCCAGCCAAAGCTGGGGGCTTCAGTGGGTATCGCGCTCATCAATGACTGCGTGCCTTCCGACGTCGTAAAGCATGCCGATACTGCCCTTTACGCTGCCAAAGCTGCAGGACGGAACACGTTTCAGGTTTTCAGTCCGACGAGAACTCTCGACGAAGAAGCTGCCTGA
- the purN gene encoding phosphoribosylglycinamide formyltransferase has product MSTPRKRVAILISGRGSNMSALIEAAKNADYPAEIVAVIANKPDAGGLETARTQGIPAFAIPHRNFASKREHEKAVSETLQAVKADIVCLAGYMRIISPEFVSEWEGKMLNIHPSLLPLFKGLHTHEQVLEAGMRVHGCTVHFVTAGTDEGPIIAQTAVPVESGDTTDTLAERVLSVEHETYVRALALVASGKAVMKDGRTVFKY; this is encoded by the coding sequence GTGAGCACACCGAGGAAACGTGTCGCCATCCTGATATCCGGCCGCGGCTCCAATATGAGCGCGCTCATCGAAGCTGCAAAGAACGCAGACTATCCGGCGGAAATCGTTGCGGTTATTGCCAACAAGCCGGATGCCGGCGGGCTGGAAACAGCACGGACACAGGGCATTCCGGCATTTGCCATTCCCCATCGCAACTTTGCTTCGAAGCGCGAGCATGAAAAGGCCGTTTCCGAAACGCTGCAGGCTGTGAAGGCCGACATCGTCTGCCTTGCGGGTTACATGAGAATTATCTCGCCGGAATTCGTAAGTGAGTGGGAGGGAAAGATGCTCAATATCCATCCTTCCCTGCTGCCGCTGTTCAAAGGCCTCCACACGCATGAGCAGGTGCTCGAAGCCGGAATGCGTGTGCACGGCTGCACCGTGCATTTCGTCACTGCCGGCACGGACGAAGGGCCGATCATTGCGCAGACGGCAGTGCCGGTGGAGAGCGGGGATACGACCGACACGCTCGCTGAACGGGTGCTGTCAGTGGAGCACGAAACCTATGTACGGGCGCTCGCGCTGGTTGCAAGCGGCAAAGCCGTGATGAAGGACGGGCGGACGGTTTTTAAGTATTGA
- a CDS encoding AI-2E family transporter, which produces MSKSISKTKTDPGPVEIPDKDIHVDVQVNTLGASVRRQAVFWTGAMLFLAFFLYIFSSILLPFVAGLVLAYFLDPVADHLQRLGLSRLLATIVILVLFVVTFALLLIILVPVLASQMSDFIVRLPSYVSRLQELIANRDSQWLKDFIGVDASVIRSSLDSLLQQGAGFLTTLLQSIWSSGKTLIDVVALFVVTPVVAFYMLLDWDRMVTEIDKLVPREHVHTVRVIARDMNKAIAGFVRGQGTVCLLLGIIYAVGLTVTGLNFGLLIGLFAGLISFIPYVGSLVGLLLALGVALVQFWPDYINVLYVALAFGIGQFIEGNILQPKLVGSSVGLHPVWLMFALFAFGSLLGFTGMLIAVPTAAAVGVLVRFVIHRYQQSPLYTGEHRKNEKTKEIR; this is translated from the coding sequence ATGAGCAAGAGCATAAGCAAGACTAAAACAGATCCTGGTCCGGTCGAAATTCCGGACAAGGACATTCATGTGGATGTTCAGGTCAACACGCTTGGCGCAAGCGTACGCCGCCAGGCCGTATTCTGGACAGGCGCGATGCTTTTCCTGGCGTTTTTCCTCTACATCTTCTCATCGATTCTCCTGCCTTTTGTCGCGGGACTTGTGCTCGCTTATTTTCTTGATCCTGTCGCCGACCATCTCCAGCGTCTCGGCCTGTCCCGTCTGCTGGCGACTATTGTCATCCTCGTCCTGTTTGTCGTCACCTTTGCGCTGTTGCTCATCATCCTCGTGCCTGTGCTCGCTTCGCAGATGAGCGATTTTATCGTGCGCTTGCCGAGTTATGTATCGCGACTACAGGAACTCATCGCCAATCGCGACTCGCAATGGTTGAAGGATTTCATAGGTGTCGATGCTTCGGTTATCCGCAGCAGTCTGGATTCGCTTCTCCAGCAGGGCGCAGGCTTCCTTACCACCCTGCTGCAGTCGATCTGGAGTTCGGGCAAAACCTTGATCGATGTCGTGGCACTATTCGTCGTCACGCCTGTTGTGGCATTTTATATGCTGCTCGACTGGGACCGCATGGTTACCGAGATCGACAAGCTTGTTCCACGCGAGCATGTCCATACCGTTCGGGTCATAGCGCGCGACATGAATAAAGCCATCGCCGGTTTCGTTCGCGGGCAGGGCACGGTGTGTCTCCTGCTCGGTATCATATATGCGGTCGGCCTCACGGTTACCGGGCTGAATTTCGGTCTGCTGATCGGTCTGTTTGCCGGTCTGATCAGCTTCATTCCTTATGTCGGCTCGCTGGTCGGCCTGCTTTTGGCGCTTGGCGTAGCGCTCGTGCAGTTCTGGCCCGACTACATTAATGTTCTCTATGTCGCTCTTGCGTTCGGCATAGGACAGTTCATCGAGGGCAATATCCTTCAGCCGAAGCTCGTCGGCTCGTCCGTGGGCCTCCATCCCGTCTGGCTGATGTTCGCGCTGTTCGCCTTCGGCTCGCTGCTTGGTTTCACCGGCATGCTCATCGCCGTGCCAACAGCCGCCGCTGTCGGCGTTCTCGTGCGCTTCGTCATCCATCGCTATCAGCAATCCCCGCTCTACACAGGCGAACATCGCAAAAACGAGAAGACCAAAGAAATCAGATGA
- the yghU gene encoding glutathione-dependent disulfide-bond oxidoreductase yields the protein MSASNDYTPPKVWTWTKESGGHFANINRPIAGPTHEKELPIGRHPLQLYSQGTPNGVKVTIMLEELLALGHGGAEYDAWLININDGDQFGSGFVAINPNSKIPALVDRSGPKPIRVFESGSILVYLAEKFGAFLPTETAARAECLSWLFWQMGSAPYLGGGFGHFYAYAPTKIEYAIDRFAMETKRQLDVLDRRLAESEYLGGSEYTIADIAVWPWYGGLVKGRQYDAAEFLQVQEYKNVLRWANQIEERPAVRRGRMVNRTSGEPSTQLRERHDASDFETKTQDKLAAKG from the coding sequence ATGAGTGCTTCGAACGATTATACGCCGCCGAAGGTCTGGACCTGGACAAAAGAGAGCGGTGGTCACTTCGCGAATATCAACAGGCCGATCGCCGGGCCGACACATGAGAAAGAGCTGCCGATCGGCCGCCATCCGCTTCAGCTCTATTCTCAAGGTACGCCGAATGGTGTGAAGGTTACCATCATGCTCGAAGAGCTTCTGGCGCTTGGCCACGGTGGCGCGGAGTATGACGCCTGGTTGATCAATATCAATGACGGTGACCAGTTCGGTAGCGGCTTTGTCGCAATCAATCCAAACTCGAAAATACCCGCTTTGGTGGATCGTAGCGGCCCGAAACCCATCCGGGTTTTCGAGTCCGGTTCTATCCTTGTTTATCTCGCGGAGAAATTCGGTGCGTTCCTTCCCACCGAAACAGCGGCGCGGGCCGAATGCCTGTCATGGTTGTTCTGGCAGATGGGTAGTGCGCCCTATCTGGGAGGCGGGTTCGGCCATTTCTACGCCTACGCGCCGACCAAGATCGAATATGCAATCGACCGATTTGCGATGGAAACCAAACGTCAGCTCGATGTGCTCGACCGCCGCCTCGCTGAAAGCGAATATCTGGGAGGCAGCGAATACACCATCGCCGATATTGCGGTTTGGCCGTGGTATGGCGGATTGGTCAAGGGCCGGCAATATGACGCCGCGGAATTTCTGCAAGTGCAGGAATACAAGAACGTGTTGCGTTGGGCCAACCAGATTGAAGAACGCCCGGCAGTCCGGCGCGGCCGGATGGTCAATCGCACCTCCGGTGAACCCTCGACCCAGTTGCGCGAGCGTCACGATGCGAGCGACTTCGAAACGAAGACCCAGGACAAATTGGCCGCCAAAGGATGA
- a CDS encoding addiction module antidote protein gives MINLSTYDTAHHLDSEEMIEEYLLAVCEDGTPSEIARALGTIARARGFTELARKTGLTRQTLYKALSGEGNPEFATITKVAEALGLRLSFSRLSKNKKDAA, from the coding sequence ATGATAAATTTGAGCACTTACGATACCGCTCACCACCTCGACTCCGAAGAGATGATTGAAGAATATTTGCTGGCGGTTTGTGAAGATGGTACGCCTTCGGAAATAGCCCGCGCTTTGGGTACAATCGCGCGCGCAAGGGGTTTCACCGAACTTGCGCGTAAGACCGGCCTCACCCGCCAGACACTTTACAAAGCCTTGAGTGGCGAGGGCAATCCAGAGTTCGCAACAATCACAAAAGTAGCCGAAGCTTTGGGCCTGCGCCTGTCTTTTTCGCGACTGTCGAAAAACAAGAAAGATGCCGCATAA
- a CDS encoding HdeD family acid-resistance protein — protein MTMSLDSAAEVFRAAMRETVKRYSLWYLIQGALLVVAGVLAIIYPILSSVAVIIMLGWLLIISGVAQGISLVGARHVPHFWLQLISVILAFLIGFLFLRDPAQGLLTVTLLLIVFFMIEGISKIVFALTIRPFPYWGWVLASGLVGVLLSLVLWASLPVTALWLVGLLLGIQLISVGGALARLAWQVRRSPTV, from the coding sequence ATGACGATGTCGTTGGATTCGGCCGCGGAGGTTTTCCGCGCGGCCATGCGGGAAACGGTCAAGCGATACTCGTTGTGGTATCTCATCCAAGGCGCGCTTCTCGTCGTAGCAGGCGTCCTGGCGATCATCTATCCCATTTTATCGTCGGTAGCGGTCATCATCATGTTGGGCTGGCTGTTGATCATCAGTGGCGTTGCGCAGGGGATCAGCCTGGTGGGAGCGAGACATGTGCCGCACTTTTGGCTGCAACTTATTTCCGTTATCCTTGCCTTCCTTATCGGCTTCCTCTTCCTGCGTGACCCGGCGCAGGGCCTGCTGACGGTCACGCTCCTTCTCATCGTGTTCTTCATGATCGAAGGCATCTCAAAGATCGTCTTTGCACTGACAATCCGTCCATTTCCCTATTGGGGCTGGGTGCTGGCCAGCGGCCTCGTCGGTGTCCTGCTCTCTCTGGTGCTTTGGGCAAGCCTGCCGGTCACGGCGCTATGGCTCGTCGGATTGCTGCTCGGAATTCAATTGATCAGCGTCGGCGGCGCGCTTGCGCGACTTGCCTGGCAGGTGCGGCGAAGCCCGACGGTCTGA
- a CDS encoding Hint domain-containing protein, with amino-acid sequence MSTNSERHLPPSRARRHFLGLTFAIGARVAAASAAAMIIPSLPAQAKRKENSGRGPKGGGGGNNCFLRGTSIMTPAGETRIEELAIGDIVETVRGETLAIKWIGRRLYKKSGSSWPENVMPIRVSRQALDERTPRKDLYLSPDHALFIDGVLIRVKELVNGISIVPALPAEQENIEYFQIVLDTHEVILAEGTPAETFLLRANNHENFTNFAEYDRLYPADGPRPAMTPFAPVVGYEGGRQHLKALLLLGASPFVHWRDPVRDVYERIAVRAGQPVS; translated from the coding sequence ATGTCAACAAATTCAGAGCGGCACCTACCACCCAGCCGGGCACGACGTCACTTCCTCGGCCTGACTTTCGCCATCGGCGCCAGAGTTGCAGCGGCAAGCGCAGCCGCGATGATTATTCCTTCGTTGCCCGCTCAAGCCAAGCGCAAAGAAAATTCTGGTCGTGGCCCCAAGGGCGGCGGTGGCGGTAATAATTGTTTCCTCCGAGGCACCTCGATTATGACCCCGGCAGGCGAGACGCGCATCGAGGAGCTCGCAATCGGTGACATCGTTGAAACCGTGCGCGGAGAAACCCTGGCAATCAAATGGATCGGTCGCCGCCTTTACAAGAAGAGCGGCTCATCCTGGCCTGAAAACGTGATGCCAATTCGTGTTTCACGCCAGGCTCTCGACGAGCGGACGCCCCGCAAAGATCTTTATCTTTCTCCCGACCATGCTCTATTCATCGATGGCGTCCTCATCCGTGTGAAGGAGCTTGTAAACGGGATTTCGATCGTTCCCGCCCTTCCCGCCGAGCAGGAAAACATCGAGTATTTCCAGATCGTGCTCGATACCCATGAAGTGATCCTGGCCGAGGGTACTCCAGCCGAGACATTCCTCCTCAGGGCAAACAATCATGAGAATTTCACGAACTTCGCTGAATATGATCGTCTTTATCCAGCAGACGGTCCGCGTCCTGCCATGACGCCTTTTGCGCCAGTCGTGGGCTATGAGGGCGGCCGACAGCACCTGAAGGCTCTTCTTCTCCTCGGGGCGTCTCCCTTTGTCCACTGGCGTGACCCTGTCCGTGACGTTTACGAAAGAATTGCGGTACGCGCCGGCCAACCAGTCAGTTGA
- a CDS encoding NAD-dependent epimerase/dehydratase family protein, which produces MGEEFGGVSTQKRQNVVLVTGASGFIGTELVKQLEAAGNRVICTSREPPGGGTPYVRLPSMDEPASTFESVLENVDHVVHLAAIHHAKRAVSAEEYYAANCLLTGKLAAAAHKKITGKFVFTSSIRAQCGSVFDGVLRESDPPQPTDDYGRAKLAAEAEIAAAMPRRNYTILRPVLVYGPNATGNLAKLMRLAALPIPLPLKSLPGKRSLLDLGALCAAIFHSLQEPKTDGETFIVADNSPLTMGEMVTAMRRGMGHSPRLFSVPEAFLNIAAKMTGQTDRKQRLYKDLVASSAKLQSTGWVAVDDSMRRLEEVSTTITSAQRAMSSLAARYSFLLLPRDFR; this is translated from the coding sequence GTGGGTGAGGAATTTGGCGGCGTCTCGACCCAGAAGCGCCAAAACGTAGTTCTCGTTACGGGGGCATCGGGGTTTATCGGGACTGAACTTGTCAAACAACTTGAGGCGGCAGGCAACCGGGTGATTTGCACGTCGCGAGAACCACCAGGTGGCGGTACGCCATACGTCCGTCTGCCTTCTATGGACGAGCCTGCAAGTACCTTCGAAAGTGTCTTGGAGAACGTCGATCATGTCGTGCATCTAGCCGCCATCCATCACGCCAAGCGAGCAGTATCAGCCGAAGAATATTATGCCGCTAATTGTCTCCTGACCGGTAAACTGGCCGCGGCTGCGCATAAAAAGATTACCGGAAAATTCGTCTTCACATCATCGATCCGGGCGCAGTGTGGCAGCGTATTCGACGGTGTCTTGCGGGAAAGCGACCCGCCGCAGCCAACAGATGACTACGGTCGGGCAAAACTCGCCGCAGAGGCCGAAATTGCAGCTGCTATGCCCCGCCGGAATTATACGATCCTCCGGCCGGTTCTGGTCTACGGCCCTAACGCTACCGGTAACCTTGCCAAGCTCATGCGGCTTGCTGCATTGCCCATCCCCCTGCCCCTGAAGTCGCTGCCTGGCAAAAGGTCGCTGCTTGACCTCGGCGCACTTTGCGCGGCGATCTTCCATAGTCTGCAAGAGCCGAAGACGGATGGCGAAACATTCATCGTTGCGGACAACTCACCTCTGACGATGGGGGAAATGGTGACCGCGATGCGCCGCGGGATGGGCCACAGTCCCCGATTGTTTTCCGTCCCGGAAGCGTTTTTGAATATCGCCGCGAAGATGACCGGTCAAACCGATCGCAAGCAAAGACTGTACAAGGATCTTGTTGCCAGCTCGGCCAAACTCCAGTCCACTGGCTGGGTGGCCGTGGATGATTCAATGCGGCGATTGGAGGAGGTGTCAACAACGATAACTTCAGCTCAGCGGGCGATGTCATCTCTTGCAGCAAGATATTCATTCTTGTTATTGCCACGCGATTTTCGCTGA
- a CDS encoding CDP-alcohol phosphatidyltransferase family protein: MTIPNYITIFRFILVPFIVMALLSGYVGAALIGFVIAGISDGIDGFIARRYNQGSELGAYLDPIADKLLLVSLFVVLGFVKELPVWLVVIVVSRDIFIIGAVLLGAVIGKPLEMHPLFVSKANTAFQIILVTVTLADIAFDFSLAGVRMVLVWIVALLTAASAAAYLMAWTKHMAGYEQEHKQD; encoded by the coding sequence GTGACAATTCCCAACTACATCACGATCTTCCGTTTCATTCTCGTGCCGTTCATCGTGATGGCCTTGCTGTCCGGATATGTCGGAGCCGCACTGATAGGCTTCGTTATCGCCGGCATCTCCGACGGCATTGATGGTTTCATTGCCCGGCGCTACAATCAAGGGTCAGAGCTCGGTGCCTATCTCGATCCCATCGCCGACAAACTGCTTCTGGTTTCGCTGTTCGTGGTGCTTGGTTTTGTGAAGGAATTGCCAGTCTGGCTGGTCGTCATCGTCGTTTCACGCGATATCTTCATTATCGGTGCTGTGCTCCTCGGTGCGGTCATCGGCAAACCGTTGGAGATGCATCCGTTGTTCGTGTCGAAGGCGAATACGGCGTTTCAGATTATCCTTGTCACGGTCACACTGGCGGATATTGCATTTGATTTTTCACTCGCCGGCGTCCGCATGGTACTCGTATGGATAGTTGCCCTCTTGACCGCAGCTTCCGCGGCTGCCTATCTCATGGCGTGGACGAAACACATGGCGGGATATGAGCAAGAGCATAAGCAAGACTAA
- a CDS encoding potassium channel family protein: MSRLISELYEGNTNRAHRFRYALLAFDIATVLFVIGTSFLPRTQVVEWADTGIGLIILLDLVARFSTGEMSMRSILRPSTLADFAAVFSFLAPLSGEGFGFLRILRTLRLLHTYQVLARLRADFPFVRQHEDALIAVLNLLVFLFIMTGVVYETQHRTNAEIANYADALYFTVTALTTTGFGDITLEGTSGRLISVSIMIFGVTLFLRLAQVLFRPNKVRYLCSTCGLNRHDPDAVHCKACGAIVNIENEGEG, translated from the coding sequence GTGAGCAGGTTGATATCGGAGCTGTATGAGGGAAACACCAACAGGGCCCACCGGTTCCGGTATGCGTTGCTGGCTTTCGATATCGCCACTGTCCTGTTCGTGATCGGTACATCCTTTCTTCCACGGACCCAGGTCGTCGAATGGGCAGATACGGGTATCGGTCTGATCATTCTGCTTGATCTGGTGGCCCGCTTTTCGACTGGCGAGATGTCGATGCGTTCAATCTTGCGGCCCTCTACGCTTGCGGATTTTGCCGCCGTTTTCTCTTTTCTTGCCCCTCTTTCCGGTGAGGGTTTCGGATTTCTACGCATTCTTCGCACCCTTCGGTTACTTCACACCTATCAGGTTCTCGCCCGACTGCGCGCTGACTTCCCGTTTGTGCGCCAACACGAGGATGCGCTGATCGCCGTCCTCAATCTCCTGGTGTTCCTGTTCATCATGACAGGCGTGGTTTACGAGACGCAGCACCGGACCAATGCCGAGATCGCCAACTATGCCGACGCGCTGTATTTTACCGTCACCGCCCTCACCACAACCGGTTTTGGCGACATCACGCTCGAGGGGACGAGCGGCCGTTTGATATCCGTGTCGATCATGATTTTTGGCGTTACGCTCTTCTTGCGCCTTGCTCAAGTGCTGTTTCGGCCAAATAAAGTTCGCTATCTATGTTCGACTTGTGGACTCAACCGGCATGATCCCGATGCAGTGCATTGCAAAGCCTGTGGAGCTATTGTCAATATCGAAAACGAGGGCGAAGGCTGA
- a CDS encoding YciI family protein, with product MFYAILAYHEEEVVESWTKEEDAALMAELLEVNERLVREKRLGPAARLGPTGRAVTLRGKDAGMIIDGPFAETKEQLLGFYIVDCPTLEDAVAAARDLRRANPTAVYEIRPILLYRPGAPLPTEHESS from the coding sequence GTGTTCTACGCGATCTTGGCCTATCACGAGGAGGAAGTGGTCGAATCATGGACCAAAGAGGAAGATGCGGCGCTGATGGCCGAACTGCTCGAGGTCAATGAGCGCCTCGTCCGCGAAAAGCGTTTGGGCCCGGCCGCACGGCTTGGTCCGACGGGGCGCGCCGTGACCTTGCGGGGCAAGGATGCCGGCATGATCATCGATGGCCCTTTTGCCGAGACCAAAGAGCAGTTGCTCGGCTTCTACATCGTGGATTGCCCGACGCTTGAGGACGCCGTTGCGGCCGCACGCGACCTGCGCCGTGCCAATCCGACTGCCGTTTATGAAATCCGCCCAATCCTGCTCTATCGCCCGGGTGCACCGCTGCCGACCGAACACGAGAGTTCATAG
- the hdaA gene encoding DnaA regulatory inactivator HdaA, which translates to MTDVSTPRQLPLDLGHEPGYSRDDLIVSASNMAAVDIVDRWPAWISPIVVLAGPTGSGKTHLAAVWKAESDAIVLDAQSIGTASGEKGPFLIDDIGSGPIDESGLFHLINSVRQSGSSLLMTSRKWPANWPVTLPDLASRLKAATTVEIGAPDDALLSGVLYKLFADRQIAVDPNVINFLVSHIERSLSTANRIVERLDLAALEKKSRITRALAASIVTASDEGQAAFEL; encoded by the coding sequence ATGACCGATGTAAGTACACCGCGCCAGCTGCCGCTCGATCTCGGCCACGAACCGGGCTATTCCCGTGACGATCTGATCGTGTCTGCATCCAACATGGCTGCGGTGGATATCGTCGATCGCTGGCCGGCCTGGATATCGCCCATCGTCGTGTTGGCCGGTCCAACAGGCTCGGGCAAAACCCATCTTGCCGCGGTCTGGAAAGCGGAATCCGATGCCATCGTTCTCGATGCGCAGAGCATCGGTACCGCATCGGGCGAGAAGGGCCCGTTCCTGATTGACGACATCGGCTCAGGTCCGATCGACGAATCCGGCCTTTTCCACCTGATCAATAGCGTGCGCCAGAGCGGCTCCAGTCTGCTGATGACCTCGCGTAAATGGCCAGCCAACTGGCCTGTGACCTTGCCGGATCTCGCTTCGCGCCTGAAAGCGGCGACGACCGTGGAAATCGGCGCGCCGGACGACGCGCTGCTCTCGGGCGTTCTCTACAAGCTTTTCGCTGATCGGCAGATTGCCGTTGATCCCAACGTCATCAACTTCCTCGTCAGCCATATCGAGCGCTCGCTCTCTACCGCCAATCGCATTGTCGAGCGGCTGGACCTCGCTGCTCTCGAAAAGAAATCGAGAATCACCCGCGCTCTTGCCGCCAGCATTGTCACCGCGAGCGATGAGGGGCAGGCGGCGTTTGAGCTCTAG
- the purM gene encoding phosphoribosylformylglycinamidine cyclo-ligase has product MNTKNEPAKGGKNGLTYAQAGVDIDAGNLLVEKIKPIVRSTRRPGADGEIGGFGGLFDLKAAGFTDPVLVAANDGVGTKLKIAIDAGVHDTVGIDLVAMCVNDLVVQGAEPLFFLDYFATGKLDPDQGAAIVSGIAEGCLQAGCALIGGETAEMPGMYRDGDYDLAGFAVGAAERNQLLPSGDIAEGDVILGLASSGVHSNGFSLVRRIVELSGLGWDADAPFKTGTTLGEALLTPTRIYVKPLLAAIRETNAIKALAHITGGGFPDNIPRVLPKTLTASINLSAIKVPPVFSWLAKTGGVERDEMLRTFNCGIGMIAVVAPDNVDAVLAALNAQGEQPVRLGTMVARSDAGVVYQGTLAL; this is encoded by the coding sequence ATGAATACCAAGAACGAGCCCGCCAAAGGTGGCAAGAATGGTCTTACCTACGCGCAGGCAGGCGTGGATATCGATGCCGGCAATCTGCTTGTCGAAAAGATAAAGCCGATCGTGCGTTCGACGCGCCGACCCGGCGCCGATGGCGAAATCGGCGGTTTTGGCGGACTTTTCGACCTGAAGGCCGCAGGTTTTACCGATCCCGTGCTGGTTGCGGCCAATGACGGTGTCGGCACCAAGCTCAAGATCGCCATCGATGCGGGCGTACACGACACCGTCGGCATCGATCTCGTCGCCATGTGCGTCAATGATCTCGTCGTGCAGGGCGCGGAGCCTCTGTTCTTTCTCGATTATTTCGCCACGGGCAAGCTCGATCCAGATCAGGGCGCGGCTATCGTCAGCGGGATTGCCGAAGGCTGCCTGCAGGCCGGTTGTGCGCTGATCGGTGGCGAAACGGCGGAAATGCCGGGCATGTATCGTGATGGCGACTATGACCTTGCCGGCTTTGCTGTGGGCGCAGCCGAGCGCAATCAATTGTTGCCGTCCGGTGACATTGCCGAGGGCGATGTCATTCTCGGCCTCGCTTCTTCCGGTGTACACTCCAACGGATTTTCGCTGGTACGGCGCATCGTTGAGCTTTCCGGCCTCGGATGGGATGCCGACGCGCCGTTCAAGACCGGCACGACGCTTGGCGAGGCCCTGCTGACGCCAACGCGGATCTATGTAAAGCCGCTGCTCGCAGCAATTCGCGAGACCAATGCGATCAAGGCGCTCGCGCATATTACCGGCGGCGGGTTCCCGGATAATATTCCCCGCGTATTGCCGAAGACCCTGACCGCAAGCATCAACTTGTCGGCCATCAAGGTTCCGCCGGTGTTCTCGTGGCTGGCAAAGACTGGCGGCGTCGAGCGCGATGAAATGTTGCGGACGTTCAATTGCGGTATCGGCATGATTGCCGTTGTTGCGCCGGACAATGTCGATGCTGTGCTTGCGGCTCTGAACGCACAGGGTGAACAGCCTGTTCGGCTCGGCACGATGGTTGCACGCAGCGACGCCGGTGTGGTCTATCAGGGCACGCTGGCGCTGTGA